A single region of the Salarchaeum japonicum genome encodes:
- a CDS encoding 30S ribosomal protein S3ae has translation MSERSVSKKNQQKRWYTVLAPEQFDRAELGETLASEPEQVIDRTIETTLGEITDQSGENNVKLTFQVDDVGSDTAYTSFVKHELSRDYKRSLVRRGSSKIHAVVVARTADDYRIKIQPEAYTTKQADESQRKAIRRTMIDIVETAATERAFEDVIDSIVEGRLSSAIYNDAKTIYPLRRVEIGKTTLEAHPEEVYEEEETSVAVEDEDEA, from the coding sequence ATGAGCGAACGATCCGTCTCCAAGAAGAACCAGCAGAAGCGGTGGTACACCGTCCTCGCGCCCGAACAGTTCGACCGCGCGGAACTCGGTGAAACCCTCGCTTCCGAACCCGAACAGGTCATCGACCGAACCATCGAAACGACGCTCGGCGAAATCACCGACCAGAGCGGCGAGAACAACGTCAAACTCACCTTCCAGGTGGACGACGTCGGGAGCGACACCGCGTACACGAGCTTCGTGAAGCACGAGCTCTCCCGGGACTACAAGCGCAGTCTCGTCCGCCGCGGCTCCTCGAAGATTCACGCTGTCGTCGTCGCCCGCACCGCGGACGACTACCGCATCAAGATTCAGCCCGAAGCGTACACGACGAAGCAGGCCGACGAGTCCCAGCGCAAGGCCATCCGTCGCACGATGATCGACATCGTCGAGACGGCCGCCACCGAACGCGCGTTCGAGGACGTCATCGACTCCATCGTCGAGGGCCGCCTCTCCTCCGCCATCTACAACGACGCGAAGACCATCTACCCGCTCCGCCGGGTCGAAATCGGGAAGACGACGCTCGAAGCGCACCCCGAGGAGGTCTACGAGGAGGAGGAGACCTCGGTCGCCGTCGAGGACGAAGACGAAGCCTAA
- a CDS encoding KEOPS complex subunit Pcc1 has protein sequence MTRSATVRTRVEYPELVANAVRPDNTDQMHTEARDESVVTRIERPSVGGLRTTLDDYTVNVTVAVEVAQHAHRFNTTQQ, from the coding sequence ATGACGCGGAGCGCGACCGTGCGCACCCGCGTCGAGTACCCCGAACTGGTCGCGAACGCGGTTCGCCCCGACAACACCGACCAGATGCACACGGAGGCCCGTGACGAGTCGGTCGTCACGCGCATCGAACGCCCCAGCGTGGGCGGCCTCCGCACGACCCTGGACGACTACACGGTCAACGTCACCGTCGCAGTCGAAGTCGCACAGCACGCACACCGATTCAACACTACACAACAATGA
- a CDS encoding 30S ribosomal protein S15, translating to MARMHTRRRGQSGSEKPVADEPPEWSDVDEDAIEERVVELAEQGFDPSQIGLKLRDEGVQGTPVPDVSLATGKSVTEILDENDARADIPEDLRNLMEKAIRLREHVDENGQDHQNRRALQNTESKIRRLVDYYRGDELDEDFTYSYDAAVDLLE from the coding sequence ATGGCACGAATGCATACGCGACGCCGCGGGCAATCCGGTTCGGAGAAGCCCGTGGCAGACGAGCCGCCGGAGTGGAGTGACGTTGACGAGGACGCCATCGAAGAGCGCGTCGTCGAACTCGCAGAACAGGGCTTCGACCCGAGCCAGATCGGGTTGAAGCTCCGTGACGAGGGCGTGCAGGGCACGCCGGTTCCGGACGTCTCCCTGGCGACGGGGAAGAGCGTCACGGAAATCCTCGACGAGAACGACGCGCGCGCCGACATTCCGGAAGACCTCCGGAACCTGATGGAGAAGGCGATTCGACTCCGCGAGCACGTGGACGAGAACGGCCAGGACCACCAGAACCGTCGCGCGCTCCAGAACACGGAGTCGAAGATTCGCCGCCTCGTGGACTACTACCGGGGCGACGAGTTGGACGAGGACTTCACGTACTCGTACGACGCCGCGGTCGACCTCCTCGAATAG
- a CDS encoding PIN domain-containing protein, producing MGVGSTDVVEVSQDFGGVQALDLNENIALEAARIQDQLLDDGERMATRDLLIAATARSTGAELVVADDDFETRLLTDLMNVTNLRDDIV from the coding sequence TTGGGTGTCGGCTCAACCGATGTCGTCGAAGTCAGCCAGGACTTCGGGGGCGTGCAAGCACTCGACTTGAACGAGAATATCGCCCTCGAAGCCGCGCGAATACAGGATCAACTCCTCGACGACGGGGAACGAATGGCGACTCGCGATCTACTGATCGCCGCGACAGCGCGCTCCACGGGCGCGGAACTCGTCGTCGCCGACGACGACTTCGAAACCCGCCTACTCACCGACCTGATGAACGTTACTAACCTCCGCGACGACATCGTATAA
- a CDS encoding FecCD family ABC transporter permease produces MSSRVSDRNRQRSRRAEEGRFAWIHDRKLIGLCAASAALVVAFGLIQVTFGSYSMTVPAAWGAVFDPAVLLDERYLLDYFLGEGLMRTITGFQGEELPQLATETLIVWNIRLPRVFVAAFVGMNLAVSGAIFQAVTRNELASPFILGVSSGAGLMILLSLVVFSSLTAFLPIVAALGGSIAFLIVYAIAWKNGTSPVRLVLAGVIVGTVFSSLQTAMFFFADDIGVVQTAISWTTGSLTGVGWEQVRIILPWTILSMLLAVLSARQLNVLLLGEQTARALGVSVEKVRFALSGVAVLAAAASIAVAGIVSFVGLIVPHLVRTVVGSDYKKLVIGCLFAGPALMVAADVGARLGMMVVTGATSGQLPVGIVTGLIGGPYFLYLMRRKQNLGEI; encoded by the coding sequence GTGAGTTCGCGCGTCTCCGACCGGAACAGACAGCGTTCCCGGCGCGCCGAAGAGGGACGCTTCGCCTGGATACACGACCGGAAACTCATCGGCCTCTGCGCCGCGAGCGCCGCGCTCGTCGTCGCGTTCGGCCTCATCCAGGTGACGTTCGGCTCCTACTCCATGACGGTTCCCGCCGCCTGGGGAGCCGTCTTCGACCCTGCCGTCCTGCTCGACGAACGCTACCTCCTCGACTACTTCCTCGGCGAAGGCCTGATGCGCACCATCACGGGCTTCCAGGGCGAAGAACTCCCGCAACTCGCCACCGAGACGCTCATCGTCTGGAACATCCGGCTCCCCCGCGTGTTCGTCGCGGCGTTCGTCGGCATGAACCTCGCCGTCTCCGGCGCTATCTTCCAGGCCGTCACGCGGAACGAACTCGCCAGCCCGTTCATCCTCGGCGTCTCCTCCGGCGCGGGCCTGATGATTCTGCTCTCGCTCGTCGTGTTCAGCAGTCTCACCGCCTTCCTCCCCATCGTCGCCGCGCTCGGCGGTTCCATCGCCTTCCTCATCGTGTACGCCATCGCGTGGAAAAACGGCACCAGCCCCGTCCGCCTCGTCCTCGCGGGCGTCATCGTCGGCACCGTCTTCAGCTCCCTCCAGACGGCGATGTTCTTCTTCGCGGACGACATCGGCGTCGTCCAGACCGCCATCTCGTGGACGACCGGCTCCCTCACGGGCGTCGGCTGGGAGCAGGTGCGAATCATCCTCCCCTGGACGATTCTCTCGATGCTCCTCGCCGTCCTGAGCGCCCGCCAACTCAACGTCCTCCTGCTCGGCGAGCAGACCGCGCGCGCCCTCGGCGTCTCCGTGGAGAAGGTCCGGTTCGCGCTCTCCGGCGTCGCCGTCCTCGCCGCCGCCGCGAGCATCGCCGTCGCCGGCATCGTGAGCTTCGTCGGCCTCATCGTCCCCCACCTCGTGCGCACCGTCGTCGGAAGCGACTACAAGAAACTCGTCATCGGCTGCCTGTTCGCCGGCCCCGCGCTCATGGTCGCCGCCGACGTCGGCGCGCGCCTCGGCATGATGGTCGTCACGGGCGCGACCAGCGGCCAACTCCCCGTCGGCATCGTCACCGGCCTCATCGGCGGCCCGTACTTCCTCTACCTCATGCGGCGCAAACAGAACCTCGGTGAAATCTGA
- a CDS encoding ABC transporter ATP-binding protein, with product MSGFPSIFTARTDATTDASTDDAPRDDLNAELLPSDTDAGSLSGTELVVGYPGTEEPVIDGETIEVAAGEVTALIGPNGSGKSTLLKTLAKQLDHDAGSVLVDGQDIHSLDAKALAKRLGLLSQQSASPNSLTVEDLVYHGRYPHRGFFEEVTMDDQDAVNRAMELAGVTHLYDRELGSLSGGQKQLAWIAMVLAQETDILLLDEPTTFLDPHHQLEVLEIVERLHDESDITVVLVLHDIEQAARYADRVVALRDGEIQARGAPDEVVTEELLADVFRIEAEVAHGPNGPSVTMVRPLHADADGDADDEKPPGRTDSASKPAE from the coding sequence ATGTCCGGCTTCCCATCCATCTTCACGGCACGCACGGACGCGACGACCGACGCATCGACCGACGACGCACCCCGCGACGACCTGAACGCGGAACTACTGCCCAGCGACACGGACGCCGGGTCGCTCTCCGGGACGGAACTCGTCGTCGGCTACCCGGGAACCGAGGAACCCGTCATCGACGGCGAGACCATCGAGGTCGCCGCGGGCGAGGTGACGGCGCTCATCGGCCCGAACGGGAGCGGGAAGAGCACCCTCCTGAAGACGCTCGCGAAGCAACTCGACCACGACGCGGGGTCGGTGCTGGTGGACGGCCAGGACATCCACTCGCTCGACGCGAAGGCGCTCGCGAAACGCCTCGGCCTGCTCTCCCAGCAGAGCGCGTCCCCGAACAGCCTCACGGTCGAAGACCTCGTCTACCACGGCCGCTACCCCCACCGCGGGTTCTTCGAGGAGGTGACGATGGACGACCAGGACGCCGTGAACCGCGCGATGGAACTCGCGGGCGTCACCCACCTCTACGACCGCGAACTCGGGAGTCTGAGCGGCGGCCAGAAACAGCTCGCGTGGATTGCGATGGTGCTCGCACAGGAGACGGACATCCTCCTGCTGGACGAGCCGACGACGTTCCTCGACCCCCACCACCAGCTGGAAGTCCTCGAAATCGTCGAGCGCCTCCACGACGAGAGCGACATCACGGTCGTGCTCGTCCTGCACGACATCGAACAGGCCGCTCGGTACGCAGACCGCGTGGTCGCGCTCCGGGACGGCGAGATTCAGGCGCGCGGCGCGCCGGACGAGGTGGTGACCGAGGAGTTGCTCGCGGACGTGTTCCGCATCGAGGCGGAGGTCGCGCACGGCCCGAACGGCCCGTCGGTGACGATGGTGCGTCCGCTCCACGCCGACGC